From the Melospiza georgiana isolate bMelGeo1 chromosome 4, bMelGeo1.pri, whole genome shotgun sequence genome, the window CAGGAATATGGCAACGCTAAAAGACAGTAAGTAAAGGTTCTGTCTGCTCTTGAGAGGGGAAAATGTTCCAGGAAAACCACATGTTAAAATATAATTCTCTTTATCCTCTGTTGGGTAAAATGATTGTGATACATAATGATATACAGGCCTGCAGTGCTAATTACATTAAACAAGTGTCCTTCAGAAGAGGTTTTAGCAGTAATTTAGATGTCTTTTTATAGTTTTACtcaaatagattttaaaaaatatttttatcatatGTGCTAAACCAGATTTCTGCTTACCTCTAAGAGTTACCTTagtttctcttttgtttctttccttgtgcttttaTGAAGCatttggggggaaaagggaTTGACTGAATGGTTTTAGTGTGAGAATGCTTCCTTAAGCCATCACTCATAGTTCTTAAACAGGGATATTGCCTTGGAATTGTGCTTGACAATGGGATACctgctttggtttctttttccatcagTGTTTTTATAAATGTCATTTTACCACAGTCtaaacagagaaaggaaatttaTTCTGTCTTCATACTGTGGGGActtcttgtttattttctctgcttgtCATCTGTGAAAGAAGACATTATAcctcaaataatttatttgtgaAACAGGTAGATTTGGAAGTAAAGAGAATGGCAAATAGACTTCATGGTGGGATAAATATTAAATGAATGTCatgtctgaaaaaaataatgtctgTATTGTAAAGATGAACTTGTGTCAGCTATGTTCTTACATCAACGTCTCTTATGAGATTTATTTGTGtgctgtttgtttatttatttcttcttctttgagGAACGTGGCAAAATCTTTTTGGATGGCTCTTGCTGGcattttgttgtttgggtttgagTTGTTATGCCCAGTACAGTCTCTGACCTTGAACCCTTAACCCTGCAGTCACCCGGCGTTTGAAGTCCATCAAGAACATCCAGAAGATCACCAAGTCCATGAAGATGGTGTCTGCAGCCAAATATGCAAGagctgagagggagctgaagccTGCAAGGGTCTATGGAacaggagctctgtgtgagAGAAACATCTGGCACTTCATGATgggggagcagaggaggaggttATCATACTGGTGATAAAATGCCAAGGCTTTTTAACCTCCCAGTAGTCTGTTTGCACAGTGAACTTCACTGATGTGATCAGAGCTGTGACTGCCTTTGAAATGTTTCTTGCTCACATCTGGTCTGACCATGTGCAAGCTTGGAACAATtgcaaaggaaatgaaattaatcTAGCTGAGATCTGGAGCCTCTTTGGTATTGGTTTTAGTTAGAATAATTCAGAGCATTTTTTATTacttactttcttttttttgccacccttgaaaaatgtaattttattttttttttcagctctttatgagaaagcagaaataaaggCACCTGAGGACAAGAAGAAGCATCTCCTCATTGGTGTGTCCTCTGACCGAGGCCTGTGTGGTGCTATCCACACATCCATTGCTAAAACCCTGAAGAATGAGATTACCAACCTCTcaaatgcagggaaagaggTTATGGTAGTTGGAGTAGGTGACAAGATCAGAGGCCTGCTTCAAAGGTAAAAAGGATGGGGCCCAAAAGTGCAGTTTGgagttttcttttctgtggtAGAAATTTCAAGACTGGCAGGAAATTGCATTTAAGGGAACTGTGTTAAATTCAAATTCCtgcaaaaaaaatctgcaaatacCCAGAAGGTGGTTTTGATACACAATTTGGGAAACTGTTACACAGCACTGTTATATTCTTGAAATAAAAGTCTGAAAGCTGGCAACTGGTGCTGTTACATGTGTGTATTGTGAAGCTGTGGTAATTTACCTAAAGGCAAAGTTTCTTTCTGACTCTAATTCAGTAAATTGTTTCATTCTAAACACTCCTAAGTTACAGTTACTTCTAGTAAGTCTTGCTGCTCTTGTAGTTTAGAGCCTCCACTTGGCTCTAACACAGGTTTGTTGTTGCTGCAGGACACATGGCAACTATTTCCTGCTGACATTCAAAGAGGTGGGACGGAGACCTCCCAGCTTTGGGGACGCTTCAGCCATTGCTCTGGAGCTGTTAAACTCTGGGTACGAGTTTGATGAAGGCTCTGTCATCTACAATCGCTTCAGGTAAGGTGGAACTGAAACTTCACTGGGAAAATACCTGGCAGAATGCCTCAGAGAATATATTGGCCCAATGAAGTTGTATGAAAACTGACTGTGATTTGGCATATTCACTTTACTTCTTGATTTTGTTGTTTGTCAAGAACTGGgctgttttttctgtgtttggaaCTCCCTTTTAACTTGTGTATAGCTGTTATATTTACAGTCAACACATTATTATATCCACTTGGTATCCAAGATCTTTTCACCAGGGTTATCACAAAACTTTGTGGCATTGGAAAGCCAGAATTTGTCTATTCTAATTTGATTTGAACCATTCAGTTTAGAGTCAGTTCAGCTGAACTGAAGAGCctgttttgctctttttatGCAGGTCTGTCATCTCTTACAAGACTGATGAAAAACCAATCTTCTCCTTTGAAACTGTGGCTGGCTCTGGTAAGTAGGGAGCTAGAAACCACCAGTTACATGCAGTGATAAATCACAAGAAAAGTACTCTGAAAATGGGGATATGATATTAAAGCATCTTATTATGGTGCTTGTATCATAGTTTAATAGATGGTTTTGTCTTGGTCTAAATCAGTCCAAGGCTGGCTCACAAAGGTGCTGTGGGGCAAGGAGGTTAAAAGGAAAGGTGATACTAATTCTGGTTGGAGATTCTGTC encodes:
- the ATP5F1C gene encoding ATP synthase subunit gamma, mitochondrial isoform X1, giving the protein MFARGAAVVLVQPQWGQVRNMATLKDITRRLKSIKNIQKITKSMKMVSAAKYARAERELKPARVYGTGALSLYEKAEIKAPEDKKKHLLIGVSSDRGLCGAIHTSIAKTLKNEITNLSNAGKEVMVVGVGDKIRGLLQRTHGNYFLLTFKEVGRRPPSFGDASAIALELLNSGYEFDEGSVIYNRFRSVISYKTDEKPIFSFETVAGSESLSIYDDIDADVLRNYQEFTLANILYYSLKESTTSEQSARMTAMDNASKNASEMIDKLTLTFNRTRQAVITKELIEIISGAAALD
- the ATP5F1C gene encoding ATP synthase subunit gamma, mitochondrial isoform X2, which encodes MFARGAAVVLVQPQWGQVRNMATLKDITRRLKSIKNIQKITKSMKMVSAAKYARAERELKPARVYGTGALSLYEKAEIKAPEDKKKHLLIGVSSDRGLCGAIHTSIAKTLKNEITNLSNAGKEVMVVGVGDKIRGLLQRTHGNYFLLTFKEVGRRPPSFGDASAIALELLNSGYEFDEGSVIYNRFRSVISYKTDEKPIFSFETVAGSESLSIYDDIDADVLRNYQEFTLANILYYSLKESTTSEQSARMTAMDNASKNASEMIDKLTLTFNRTRQAVITKELIEIISGAAAL